In Geminocystis sp. NIES-3708, a single window of DNA contains:
- a CDS encoding WD40 repeat domain-containing protein codes for MDAEKFKKLQEKLYNETPLIGDRIRQQAAKELILERNPQTIKLLTKALVFSKDKNLQNLILSTLRNIKIQEKELVDVVCQVWAQNRDLELSKLLKLKAWVASKPLELRLITALNLGWQGIIDEQGSVIIASLLSFFHDEDIFIQQTAKEWASNFKAVELQEEVCRLASEENNQDALEVATRCGYTPSEPSQGALFCYFTQQWDKYQELDPQYQLLAQIYDNATEELKKRIDDHGKVYKRLEWLWMRLGGKEGTRVSMINLSEWETIIDVLVNGKHWGTLWFLIKFTPVVFAKTIVKRLENIRWNNSEEKTKFNEYSKIVKNLKSKTPPQGKLIRCIHTLYGHTQSIKDIIVTPDSKTLISIGDEIIRLWDIREGKLIHNLKGHLKGVTSICLSQDGTILTSGSRDKTISIWRLPDGNLLGNLSANVASVWSLAMTNDAKMIASASHQEVRLWQYPPGRLYKNLRGHQREVEKVIISDDGGLLISAGGKKDNTIRVYSLPSGDHQYTLTGHQDGIWDLAISPDNQILATASQDHTIKLWSLSNGTEIATLDDHKDKIWCLAITPDGKTLVTGSEDNTVKLWLLSTGELNKTLIGHEDAIFCLNISHDGQLLATGSKDNTVRLWNLNTGENVGVLTGHQDTITTIKITADGETLITGSGDRTLKLWRWDLSRLCHISVSMITQEDQEWIKNALISDNITTGERSWLLLLEKVIEFGQQ; via the coding sequence ATGGATGCAGAGAAGTTTAAAAAGTTACAAGAAAAACTTTATAATGAAACTCCTTTAATTGGCGATCGCATAAGACAACAGGCTGCAAAAGAATTAATCCTAGAAAGAAACCCTCAAACTATAAAATTATTGACTAAAGCCTTAGTTTTTAGCAAAGACAAAAATTTGCAAAACCTAATTTTAAGCACATTACGCAACATCAAAATACAAGAAAAAGAATTAGTAGATGTTGTATGTCAAGTATGGGCACAAAATAGAGATTTAGAATTAAGTAAATTATTGAAATTAAAAGCGTGGGTAGCCTCAAAACCTTTAGAATTAAGATTAATCACGGCTTTAAATTTAGGTTGGCAAGGAATTATTGATGAACAAGGTAGTGTAATCATTGCATCTTTATTATCTTTTTTCCATGATGAAGATATTTTTATTCAACAAACGGCTAAAGAATGGGCATCAAATTTTAAAGCAGTAGAATTGCAAGAAGAAGTTTGTCGTCTTGCTAGTGAAGAAAATAATCAAGATGCCTTAGAAGTAGCAACTCGCTGTGGTTATACTCCTAGTGAGCCATCTCAAGGGGCTTTATTTTGTTACTTTACTCAACAATGGGATAAATATCAAGAACTTGATCCGCAATATCAGTTACTTGCACAAATTTATGATAACGCAACGGAAGAACTTAAAAAACGAATTGATGATCACGGCAAAGTTTATAAGCGTTTAGAGTGGCTATGGATGCGTTTAGGCGGAAAAGAAGGCACAAGAGTATCAATGATTAATTTATCTGAATGGGAAACTATTATTGATGTTTTAGTTAATGGTAAACATTGGGGAACTCTTTGGTTTTTAATTAAGTTTACTCCTGTTGTTTTTGCGAAAACTATTGTCAAACGATTAGAGAATATTCGTTGGAATAATTCTGAAGAAAAGACCAAATTTAATGAATATAGTAAAATTGTTAAAAATCTTAAAAGCAAAACACCTCCTCAAGGTAAATTAATCCGCTGTATTCACACTCTTTATGGCCATACTCAAAGTATCAAAGACATAATAGTAACTCCTGATAGTAAAACATTAATTAGTATTGGAGATGAGATTATTCGCCTTTGGGATATACGTGAAGGGAAATTAATTCATAACTTAAAAGGACATTTGAAAGGAGTTACAAGTATTTGTTTAAGTCAAGATGGTACAATTTTAACCAGTGGTAGTCGTGACAAAACGATTTCTATCTGGCGTTTACCTGATGGAAATTTACTAGGTAATTTATCGGCAAATGTAGCTTCAGTATGGTCACTAGCCATGACGAATGATGCTAAAATGATTGCTAGTGCTAGTCATCAAGAAGTTCGTTTATGGCAATATCCTCCCGGAAGATTATATAAAAATTTGCGAGGACATCAACGGGAAGTTGAAAAAGTAATTATTAGTGATGATGGTGGCTTATTAATTTCTGCTGGGGGTAAAAAAGACAATACTATCAGAGTTTATTCTTTACCCAGTGGAGATCATCAATATACTTTAACAGGTCATCAAGATGGTATTTGGGATTTAGCCATAAGTCCTGATAATCAAATTTTAGCAACGGCTAGTCAAGACCATACCATTAAATTATGGTCATTGTCTAATGGAACGGAAATTGCTACTTTAGATGATCATAAAGATAAAATTTGGTGTTTAGCTATAACTCCTGATGGAAAAACTTTAGTAACTGGTAGTGAAGATAATACAGTTAAATTATGGTTATTATCTACAGGTGAATTAAATAAAACCTTGATAGGTCATGAAGATGCCATATTTTGCTTAAATATTAGTCATGATGGACAATTATTAGCTACAGGTAGTAAAGATAATACTGTTAGGCTGTGGAATCTTAATACAGGAGAAAATGTTGGAGTTTTAACAGGACATCAAGATACTATAACAACAATCAAAATTACGGCTGATGGTGAAACTTTAATTACGGGTAGTGGCGATCGTACTTTAAAATTATGGCGTTGGGATTTATCTCGTTTATGTCATATTTCAGTTTCAATGATCACCCAAGAGGATCAAGAGTGGATTAAAAATGCTCTTATCAGTGATAATATAACTACTGGAGAGCGTAGTTGGCTACTTTTATTAGAAAAAGTCATTGAATTTGGACAACAATAG
- a CDS encoding DUF4168 domain-containing protein, which produces MLINYRTLNFIKTGYQILLLFSLSTSAIALGIIPEINWQSKTMNITSEAMAQNVSDEDLRKYAQAAVEIESLRKSTLNNIESIVGKSTPNQLNCHQEENFNQLPNNARNMAVSYCEKSETIVKKYGLTNTQFNQITQQVRQNPTLKQKLQAIVGQM; this is translated from the coding sequence ATGTTAATCAATTATCGTACTCTAAATTTTATTAAAACTGGCTATCAAATATTACTTTTATTTTCTTTAAGCACCAGTGCCATTGCCCTCGGAATTATTCCTGAAATTAATTGGCAAAGCAAAACCATGAATATCACCAGTGAAGCCATGGCTCAAAATGTTTCTGATGAAGATTTAAGAAAATATGCTCAGGCGGCGGTGGAAATTGAAAGTTTGCGCAAAAGTACTCTTAACAATATTGAAAGTATTGTCGGCAAATCAACACCTAATCAACTAAATTGTCATCAAGAAGAAAATTTTAATCAATTACCAAATAATGCTCGTAATATGGCTGTTAGTTATTGTGAAAAATCCGAAACAATTGTCAAAAAATATGGATTAACAAATACTCAATTTAATCAAATTACTCAACAAGTTAGACAAAATCCAACCCTAAAACAAAAATTACAAGCTATTGTCGGACAAATGTAA
- a CDS encoding aldehyde oxygenase (deformylating) codes for MQQVAELPTLDFNSDIYKSAYSRINAIVIEGEQEAYGNYLDIAEMLPNDKEELIRLAKMEMRHKKGFQSCGKNLSVTPDMDFAVKYFSKLHGNFQKAKAEGKVVTCLLIQSLIIEAFAIAAYNIYIPVADPFARKITEGVVKDEYLHLNYGEEWLKANFKESKAELEEANRENLPIIWKMLNDVEADAKELGMPKEELIEDFMISYGEALANIGFSTREIMKMSSYGLRG; via the coding sequence ATGCAACAAGTTGCCGAACTACCTACCCTTGACTTCAACAGCGATATTTATAAATCAGCTTATAGCCGCATTAATGCTATTGTAATTGAAGGTGAACAAGAAGCCTATGGTAATTATCTTGACATAGCAGAAATGCTTCCCAATGACAAAGAAGAATTAATCCGTTTAGCAAAAATGGAAATGCGTCATAAAAAAGGCTTTCAATCTTGTGGAAAAAATTTAAGCGTAACTCCTGACATGGATTTTGCTGTTAAATATTTTTCCAAATTACACGGAAACTTTCAAAAAGCAAAAGCAGAAGGTAAAGTAGTTACTTGTTTATTAATTCAATCTTTAATAATTGAGGCTTTTGCCATTGCCGCTTACAATATTTATATTCCCGTAGCTGATCCTTTTGCACGTAAAATTACTGAAGGTGTAGTTAAAGATGAGTATTTACATCTCAACTATGGAGAAGAATGGTTAAAAGCTAATTTTAAAGAATCCAAAGCTGAATTAGAAGAAGCCAACCGTGAGAATTTACCCATTATTTGGAAAATGTTAAATGATGTGGAAGCGGATGCGAAAGAATTAGGTATGCCCAAAGAAGAATTAATCGAAGACTTTATGATTAGTTATGGTGAAGCCTTAGCCAATATTGGTTTTTCTACTCGTGAGATCATGAAAATGTCTTCCTATGGTTTAAGAGGTTAA
- a CDS encoding long-chain acyl-[acyl-carrier-protein] reductase: MFGLIGHLTNLEHAQAEAHKLGYSEYANEGFEFWCSAPPILVDEFQVTSVTGAKIHGRYIESCFLPEMLNSRRIKTAIRKILNAMALAQKTKIDITALGGFSSIVFEEFNLKDNKQVRNVELEFERFTTGNTHTAYIICRQVEQASAKLGIDLSKATVAVCGATGDIGSAVCRWLDQKADVADLLLIARNRERLLNLQSDLGRGKIMALEEALPQADIVVWVASMPRGVEINNETLKKPCLLIDGGYPKNLGTKFNHPEIYVLNGGIVEHSLDIDWKIMEIVNMDIPARQMFACFAEAMLLDFEKWHTNFSWGRNQISVEKMEQIGKASVKHGFQPLLTFSGDN, from the coding sequence ATGTTTGGTCTCATCGGTCATCTAACCAACTTAGAACACGCTCAAGCAGAAGCCCATAAACTTGGCTATTCTGAATACGCTAACGAAGGCTTTGAATTTTGGTGTTCAGCCCCACCTATTTTAGTCGATGAGTTTCAAGTTACCAGTGTTACAGGTGCAAAAATTCATGGACGTTATATAGAGTCTTGTTTTTTACCTGAAATGCTCAACAGTCGCCGCATAAAAACTGCCATCAGAAAAATTTTAAATGCGATGGCTTTGGCTCAAAAAACTAAAATTGATATTACCGCTTTAGGGGGTTTTTCTTCCATTGTCTTTGAAGAATTTAACCTTAAAGATAATAAACAAGTGCGTAATGTGGAGTTGGAATTTGAACGTTTTACTACTGGTAACACTCATACTGCTTATATCATTTGTCGGCAGGTGGAGCAAGCCAGTGCAAAGTTAGGTATTGATTTGAGCAAAGCTACTGTAGCAGTATGTGGAGCTACAGGGGATATTGGTAGTGCTGTTTGTCGTTGGTTAGATCAAAAAGCTGATGTAGCCGATTTATTATTAATTGCCCGTAATCGTGAGCGTTTATTAAATTTACAATCTGATTTAGGTAGAGGAAAAATAATGGCTTTAGAAGAAGCCTTACCTCAAGCAGATATTGTTGTCTGGGTGGCTAGTATGCCAAGAGGTGTAGAAATTAATAATGAAACCCTCAAAAAACCTTGCTTACTTATTGATGGTGGTTATCCGAAAAATTTAGGCACAAAATTTAATCATCCAGAGATTTATGTATTAAATGGTGGTATTGTCGAACATTCCTTAGATATTGATTGGAAAATCATGGAAATCGTCAATATGGATATTCCCGCTCGTCAAATGTTTGCTTGTTTTGCGGAAGCAATGTTATTAGATTTTGAAAAATGGCACACTAATTTTTCTTGGGGTAGAAATCAAATTTCTGTAGAAAAAATGGAACAAATTGGCAAAGCCTCAGTTAAGCATGGTTTTCAACCTCTTCTAACTTTTTCAGGGGATAATTAG
- the cdaA gene encoding diadenylate cyclase CdaA, with amino-acid sequence MFSSGFPDNLYIVLRQIIDLGLVFSSFYFLSILIKERRAQWMIRGLLILIMILFLSDRVFNLTLFSFFLERLILICSLSMAVVFQSDFRRFLEQLGKGQLTNFFESNPYLPKEDSIIDEIVDAVKELSQNRTGALMIIETFNTIEERIFLNPGVKLNAEITKELLQTIFQTKTLLHDGAVFIRGSEIVSAGVILPLSDRNASRQLGTRHRAAMGITERVENCICVVVSEETGSISLGEKGVLNRPLTSTKLKELLEEKLSKPKEGEVVTGVTRLSKKLGFQGLNMLMSFLRLDDSKSNNQRYIEKGKEPRVKGKKN; translated from the coding sequence ATGTTTTCGTCGGGTTTTCCTGACAATTTATATATTGTGTTGCGGCAAATTATTGATTTAGGGTTAGTTTTTAGCTCTTTTTACTTTCTTTCTATACTAATAAAAGAACGTCGTGCTCAATGGATGATTCGAGGATTATTAATTCTAATTATGATCCTTTTTTTAAGCGATAGAGTATTTAATTTAACTTTATTTAGTTTTTTTTTAGAAAGATTAATCCTTATTTGCTCATTATCAATGGCTGTGGTTTTTCAGTCAGATTTTCGTCGTTTTTTAGAACAATTAGGCAAAGGGCAATTGACTAATTTTTTTGAATCAAATCCTTATCTACCGAAAGAAGATAGCATCATTGATGAAATTGTTGATGCCGTTAAAGAATTATCTCAAAATCGTACTGGCGCATTAATGATCATCGAGACTTTTAATACCATTGAAGAAAGAATTTTTCTCAATCCAGGAGTCAAACTTAACGCCGAAATCACTAAAGAATTATTACAAACAATTTTTCAAACCAAAACTTTACTTCATGATGGTGCAGTTTTTATTCGAGGCTCAGAAATTGTCTCAGCTGGAGTTATTTTACCCTTATCTGATCGCAATGCTTCAAGACAGTTAGGCACTCGTCACCGTGCGGCTATGGGTATCACAGAAAGAGTTGAAAACTGTATTTGTGTCGTAGTATCCGAGGAAACAGGTTCAATTTCATTGGGTGAAAAAGGAGTTTTAAATCGTCCTTTAACCAGTACAAAATTAAAAGAATTATTAGAAGAAAAACTCTCGAAACCTAAAGAAGGAGAAGTGGTAACAGGAGTCACTCGCTTAAGTAAAAAATTAGGTTTTCAGGGTTTAAATATGTTGATGAGTTTTTTAAGATTAGATGATAGTAAATCTAATAATCAACGTTATATTGAGAAGGGTAAAGAGCCAAGGGTAAAGGGTAAAAAGAATTAA
- the lysA gene encoding diaminopimelate decarboxylase has translation MLLTEKSTAEKFILSSETNTSPNQRLLPITATINDKNHLVIGGCDVSELVTQFGSPLYILDEETLRTSASQYRDGFKEFYAGESQVIYASKAWSCMAIVSILASEGIGFDVVSGGELYTTTKALEMSGFTTEQISNKIYLHGNNKSVTELELAIDSECKIIVDNWLELETLARLTAEKQKSVNILIRLTPGIECHTHDYIRTGSIDSKFGFDANQLEGVFAFVKEKSFINCIGLHAHIGSQIFELQPHNDLAGVLADWFKKALDYGLPLTELNVGGGLGIRYTESDDPPSITDWVKTVAQAVTKACEERNLALPKLIAEPGRSMVATACVTAYTVGGRKVIPDMRTYVSVDGGMSDNPRPITYQSLYQVVIANKMRSENAETVTIAGKHCESGDILIKNIEIPDTQPGDTLVVLATGAYNYSMASNYNRIGRPAAVLVNQGEANLIIRRETYDDLVRQDLLPSRLTVNN, from the coding sequence ATGTTATTAACAGAAAAATCTACAGCAGAAAAATTTATATTATCCTCTGAAACTAATACTTCTCCTAATCAACGATTATTACCTATAACTGCGACTATCAATGACAAAAATCATCTTGTTATCGGCGGTTGTGATGTTAGTGAATTAGTAACTCAATTTGGTTCACCTTTATATATTCTTGATGAAGAAACCTTGCGTACTTCTGCAAGTCAATATCGTGATGGGTTTAAAGAATTTTATGCTGGAGAATCTCAAGTCATCTACGCTTCTAAAGCATGGAGTTGTATGGCGATCGTCAGTATTCTCGCCAGTGAGGGAATCGGTTTTGACGTAGTTTCTGGCGGTGAACTTTATACCACCACAAAAGCCTTAGAAATGAGCGGTTTTACTACCGAACAAATTAGCAACAAAATCTATCTTCATGGTAATAATAAATCTGTAACTGAATTAGAATTAGCTATCGATAGTGAATGTAAAATAATCGTTGATAATTGGTTAGAATTAGAAACTTTAGCCCGATTAACCGCCGAGAAACAAAAATCTGTCAATATTTTAATTCGTTTAACTCCTGGTATTGAGTGTCATACTCATGATTATATTCGTACAGGAAGCATTGATAGTAAATTCGGTTTTGATGCCAATCAACTAGAAGGAGTATTTGCCTTTGTCAAAGAAAAATCATTTATTAACTGCATTGGTTTACACGCTCATATCGGCTCACAAATTTTTGAACTACAACCCCATAACGATTTAGCAGGTGTGTTGGCAGATTGGTTTAAAAAAGCTCTTGATTATGGTTTACCCCTCACAGAATTAAATGTTGGTGGTGGTTTAGGTATTCGCTACACCGAATCTGATGATCCTCCAAGTATTACAGATTGGGTTAAAACCGTAGCTCAAGCTGTAACTAAAGCCTGTGAAGAACGAAATTTAGCCTTACCTAAATTAATTGCCGAACCAGGGCGATCAATGGTTGCAACTGCGTGTGTTACTGCCTATACCGTTGGGGGCAGAAAAGTTATTCCTGATATGAGAACTTATGTTTCAGTAGATGGTGGAATGTCTGATAATCCTCGCCCGATTACCTATCAATCTCTTTATCAGGTAGTAATTGCCAATAAAATGCGTAGCGAAAATGCCGAAACAGTTACTATTGCGGGTAAACATTGTGAATCTGGGGATATTTTAATCAAAAACATCGAAATTCCTGATACTCAACCCGGAGATACTTTAGTGGTTTTAGCCACAGGTGCATATAACTATAGCATGGCATCCAATTATAATCGTATCGGAAGACCAGCAGCTGTTTTAGTTAATCAAGGAGAAGCTAATTTAATTATTCGTCGTGAAACTTACGATGATTTAGTCAGACAAGACTTATTACCCAGTCGATTAACAGTGAATAACTAA
- a CDS encoding ABC transporter permease: MHSFYFLTISDNYLSLSYRQLAISCLLILINVALSLRLRLGLERNLLVASVRMVIQLLLIGYVLEWLFALSDPFSVLAIALLMAGIAGISSVNRTSRRFSGIYWQSLLSVLVASFFVTNLSVAGIIQVKPWYNPQYLIPMLGMILGNTLTGISLGLERFMEGLVINRHGIETLLALGATRWEATHREIQIAVKTGMIPTINSMMVMGLVSLPGMMTGQILAGASPIDAVRYQIVIVFAIASASALGTIGVVLLAWHTLLSPNHQLRSDRLR, from the coding sequence ATGCACAGCTTTTACTTTCTGACTATATCGGATAATTATCTTTCTTTGAGTTATAGACAACTGGCTATTTCTTGCTTGTTAATTTTAATAAATGTCGCCTTATCCTTAAGGTTACGTTTAGGATTAGAACGAAATTTATTAGTAGCATCCGTGAGAATGGTAATACAGTTACTATTAATTGGTTATGTGCTTGAATGGTTATTTGCTCTTTCAGATCCTTTTTCCGTATTGGCGATCGCATTATTAATGGCTGGAATAGCAGGAATTTCGAGCGTTAATCGTACTTCTCGACGATTTTCGGGCATTTATTGGCAAAGTCTTTTATCGGTGTTAGTAGCTAGTTTTTTCGTTACTAATTTATCTGTAGCGGGAATTATTCAAGTAAAACCTTGGTACAATCCTCAATATTTAATACCAATGCTAGGAATGATATTAGGAAATACTCTCACGGGAATTTCTTTAGGTTTAGAGCGATTTATGGAAGGATTAGTAATTAACCGTCATGGCATTGAAACTTTATTAGCATTAGGTGCAACACGGTGGGAAGCTACCCATAGAGAAATTCAAATAGCAGTAAAAACAGGGATGATACCGACAATTAATTCTATGATGGTTATGGGTTTAGTCAGTTTACCCGGTATGATGACAGGTCAAATCTTAGCAGGAGCGAGTCCCATTGATGCAGTACGTTATCAAATTGTAATTGTATTTGCCATCGCCTCTGCAAGTGCATTGGGAACTATTGGTGTAGTTTTACTTGCTTGGCATACTCTTCTTAGTCCGAATCATCAACTTAGAAGTGATCGTTTACGGTAA
- a CDS encoding ATP-binding cassette domain-containing protein produces MIEVRKIGCKIDSRWLWRDLSFNLNSGTRLGLIGATGTGKSLLLRTIAGLDPLLQGEIKYRDQNLSSWNLPLYRSQVMYLHQQAIMFEGTVEANLKGVYQLAAHHHRHYDRNYTFTLLEMFERSPNFLQQSATNLSGGERQIMALIRGLQLNPIVLLLDECTASLDPDTTKQVELAIATWLQQDSQRACIWTSHDDNQIKRVTNAQLLLSDYIG; encoded by the coding sequence ATGATTGAAGTGAGAAAAATCGGGTGTAAAATAGATTCCCGTTGGTTATGGCGAGATCTTTCTTTTAATTTGAATAGTGGAACACGATTAGGATTAATTGGAGCTACAGGCACGGGTAAAAGTCTATTATTAAGGACAATTGCTGGGCTTGATCCTTTATTACAAGGTGAAATTAAATATCGAGATCAAAACTTATCCAGTTGGAATTTGCCTCTGTATCGTTCTCAAGTTATGTATTTACATCAACAAGCGATTATGTTTGAGGGAACGGTTGAAGCTAATTTGAAAGGAGTTTATCAACTAGCCGCCCATCACCATCGACATTACGATCGCAATTATACCTTTACTTTACTAGAAATGTTTGAACGTTCCCCAAATTTTCTTCAGCAATCTGCCACTAATTTATCAGGAGGAGAGCGTCAAATTATGGCACTAATTAGAGGTTTACAACTCAATCCTATCGTTTTATTATTGGATGAATGTACGGCATCTTTAGATCCTGATACCACAAAACAAGTAGAATTGGCGATCGCTACATGGTTACAACAAGATTCCCAAAGAGCCTGTATTTGGACGAGTCATGATGATAATCAAATTAAAAGAGTAACTAATGCACAGCTTTTACTTTCTGACTATATCGGATAA